In Desulfocurvus vexinensis DSM 17965, a single window of DNA contains:
- a CDS encoding TRAP transporter small permease has protein sequence MHALSRLLDRLEAVMRALACACLMGMALLTGADVAGRGLFNTPLFGSEELTTILATLAVALCLPYAHAQGVHIGVEILVRRLPRRARATVALLTNATAMALFGVVAWRMVDYALTMRASGLISMNLGLPTHLVVLALAFGFAVFTLFLARDVLRHLTTKDGR, from the coding sequence ATGCACGCACTCTCCCGCCTTCTGGACCGCCTCGAAGCCGTCATGCGCGCCCTGGCCTGCGCCTGCCTCATGGGCATGGCGCTGCTCACCGGCGCCGACGTGGCCGGGCGCGGGCTGTTCAACACGCCCCTGTTCGGCTCCGAGGAGCTGACCACCATCCTGGCCACCCTGGCCGTGGCCCTGTGCCTGCCCTATGCCCACGCCCAGGGCGTGCACATCGGGGTGGAAATCCTGGTGCGCCGCCTGCCGCGCCGCGCCCGGGCCACCGTGGCCCTGCTGACCAACGCCACGGCCATGGCCCTGTTCGGCGTGGTGGCCTGGCGCATGGTGGACTACGCCCTGACCATGCGCGCCTCGGGGCTGATATCCATGAACCTGGGCCTGCCGACGCACCTGGTGGTCCTGGCCCTGGCCTTCGGGTTCGCCGTGTTCACCCTGTTCCTGGCGCGCGATGTGCTGCGCCACCTGACCACCAAGGACGGCAGATGA
- a CDS encoding TRAP transporter substrate-binding protein gives MTKALAALLTLALALAALPAAAGTVTLTYSNFFPPTHVQSQLAEQWCAEVEKRTGGAVRVDYFPGGTLTKAPEIYDGVVEGLSDVGMSAPGYTRGRFPVISAVDLPLGYASGPAATAVANAVFEKFRPAEFDDVEVMYFHAHGPGLLHTAKKPVRTLEDMKGLKLRATGNSAKVVQALGATPVAMSMPDSYQAIQKGVVNGGLHPVETNKGWKMGEVVNFMTESHAVAYTTAFYVVMNKARWAAIPPEAQAAIRELNAEWAVRHGQAWDESDAEGMEFFLSKGGQVVPLAADEAARWSAICAPILDEYVQEVSAKGLDGKAILEYTQAALKAQGN, from the coding sequence ATGACCAAAGCCCTGGCCGCCCTGCTGACGCTGGCCCTGGCCCTGGCGGCCCTGCCCGCCGCCGCAGGCACAGTGACCCTGACCTACTCCAACTTCTTCCCGCCCACCCACGTCCAGTCGCAGCTGGCCGAGCAGTGGTGCGCCGAGGTGGAGAAGCGCACCGGCGGCGCCGTGCGCGTGGACTACTTTCCCGGCGGCACCCTGACCAAGGCCCCGGAAATCTACGACGGCGTGGTGGAAGGGCTCTCCGACGTGGGCATGAGCGCCCCGGGCTACACGCGCGGGCGCTTCCCGGTCATCTCCGCCGTGGACCTGCCCCTGGGCTACGCCAGCGGCCCGGCGGCCACCGCCGTGGCCAACGCCGTGTTCGAGAAGTTCCGCCCCGCCGAGTTCGACGATGTGGAGGTCATGTACTTCCACGCCCACGGCCCGGGCCTGCTGCACACCGCCAAGAAGCCCGTGCGCACCCTGGAGGACATGAAGGGCCTGAAGCTGCGCGCCACGGGCAACTCGGCCAAGGTCGTGCAGGCCCTGGGCGCCACGCCGGTGGCCATGTCCATGCCCGACTCCTACCAGGCCATCCAGAAGGGTGTGGTCAACGGCGGGCTGCACCCGGTGGAGACCAACAAGGGCTGGAAAATGGGCGAGGTGGTCAACTTCATGACCGAATCCCACGCCGTGGCCTACACCACCGCCTTCTATGTTGTTATGAACAAGGCCCGCTGGGCGGCCATCCCCCCCGAGGCCCAGGCCGCCATCCGCGAGCTCAACGCCGAGTGGGCCGTGCGCCACGGCCAGGCCTGGGACGAGAGCGACGCCGAGGGCATGGAGTTCTTCCTGTCCAAGGGCGGGCAGGTGGTGCCCCTGGCCGCCGACGAGGCCGCGCGCTGGAGCGCCATCTGCGCGCCCATCCTGGACGAGTACGTCCAGGAAGTCAGCGCCAAGGGCCTGGACGGCAAGGCGATCCTGGAGTACACCCAGGCCGCTCTCAAGGCCCAGGGCAACTAG
- a CDS encoding TetR/AcrR family transcriptional regulator, with protein sequence MARKQQEKSLQTRQELMASATQLIGAQGYDATSVADITRHAGYAKGSFYRHWQSKDEMFLDVVQARLAAYRAERDARIGQARSLDQAMHVIWDFLESIIDDRDWSRIFLEFTMHVSRDKALCAQLNNGAYRLSNSLFAELVRGHVATDFPPEKLGALNTALFEGLLIHRALGTGTLDTRDVREAALVLIRHYATPRPPAPGPGPDTNPGETP encoded by the coding sequence GGAAACAGCAGGAAAAATCGCTCCAGACGCGCCAGGAGCTCATGGCCTCGGCCACCCAGCTCATCGGCGCGCAGGGGTACGACGCCACCTCCGTGGCCGACATCACCCGCCACGCGGGCTACGCCAAAGGCAGCTTCTACCGCCACTGGCAGAGCAAGGACGAGATGTTCCTGGACGTGGTGCAGGCCCGGCTGGCGGCCTACCGCGCCGAGCGCGACGCGCGCATCGGCCAGGCCCGCAGCCTGGACCAGGCCATGCACGTGATCTGGGACTTCCTGGAGTCGATCATCGACGACCGCGACTGGTCGCGCATCTTCCTGGAATTCACCATGCACGTCTCGCGCGACAAGGCCCTGTGCGCTCAGCTCAACAACGGGGCCTACCGGCTGTCCAACAGCCTTTTCGCCGAGCTGGTGCGCGGCCATGTGGCCACGGACTTCCCGCCCGAGAAGCTCGGCGCGCTGAACACCGCGCTGTTCGAGGGCCTGCTGATCCACCGCGCCCTGGGCACCGGCACCCTGGACACGCGCGACGTGCGCGAGGCCGCGCTGGTGCTCATCCGCCACTACGCAACCCCCAGGCCCCCGGCCCCCGGCCCCGGGCCCGACACCAACCCCGGAGAAACCCCATGA